In Mercenaria mercenaria strain notata chromosome 13, MADL_Memer_1, whole genome shotgun sequence, the DNA window ggtattaacagcacgtgaattgccttgtttgcacacgatttctctcccgttaatacatgggcggatccagtgaaaaaagtagtttttatgcaagaatgtaaaCTTGAATTGTACTGAATTTGTTCAATTTCAGTTGTAATTCAACCAATGTGGCGCATTTCCCCAAGTGTCTTCAGAACAGTTCAGACTTCGTTACATCAACAGATATATTGCACGATGCTGGAATTGACCTTCCGTTGCACTGCTACATTGGGACAATGGCACTGGTTTGCGTCATACTGAGAGTCAGCGTATACCTTGCATTACGACTGAAACGTCATCGAATCAATTAACAAACCATAAACAATGCTATATACACCATTAACTTCTCGTTATCGTTTCAgacgattgaaaaaaaaaactaacaaatttgATGCTACATACTAGATAGCAAAGCGTTAggaactgtggttttggacaagaaggttttcaaagttttttcaccatataagtctatataatcatgtgaccccccagggcggggtcatatttgatcctaaggatataatattaacaattttggtagatgaccactagataatgctacataccatatatcaaagccctaggacctgtggttttggacaagaagattttcaattcatttttcCATTCGGTTGCACCAGAGTTCTGAAAGGAATTTAATTACCTGAACACATTTTGAAGAAGACAATCCAATGACCACCCTTGTGCAGTTTCATCAAAGTTGGCATAGAGTTTAGGAGGAAACTacaagatgcttttgtaaaaaagcgcatggctcccccaatgcatagtcgtataggaaAGAAGTCATTACGGGACAGGAgtgaaaatcaaagagacactgatggttggctgcagtagggatcatctacttggcatgtccagtcatcccactaagtttcaacattctgagtctagtgtttctcaagttattgttcagccccctgtgaccttgacctttgatggagtgatcccaaaaacaataagggctatgcatctactctgtaagtcctatcaccttATAAagcttgaaggttctaggtcaaatggttctcaagttattggccAGAAacggatttccattttctgtccgctgtaaccttgacctttaatagactgaccccaaaatcaatagaggtcatctactttgtatgtTCAAttgtaacatatgtaaatgttggtaaatgttgagttctgctcaacccgagttAAGAGGGCATGAACGGTAGATTgcgtttccactaccgtccatgaacgaggtcaatcgaaccgagtctgcaacattttcatttatgtcgtgtttggcaacttgtggttttccactttttttttattttaaactttgatgTTTTACGGATCCGTTAAACTGTTTCTTAAACACTACTGATATCAATAGCAGCTATTGGCAAATTGTCATGTTTTCTTATCTATAATTGACAGGTTTATTCCTCATAGTACATGTAGTATCTTACAATGCATCTAATATGTCAGGTTAGATAAGATAGTTGCACATCACATAAAATGTTATATGATCTCAAACCTTGTATACATTTTAActaagtttgcattaattttgaTGTTTGTTTATCTCTTTAACAATGTGAAAATATACCTTTGGATCTACAAAATCCCTGATTGCcttgtttgtaaatttcttccGAACTATGCAAaagttcatttttttcatttttgtgataTATCGAGAGTTTTTATTCTATGACCAGATATGACCAAATGTATTTTCATTGAAGAATCCTTTATAAAATTAGTACACCCTCCcattaaaatacatttcaaaatataatgaaattaagaGATACATTACTTGAACTTAAAGGGCTCTCATTACCGCCATTTCAGGAAcatgtatattgaatattttttagcCAATGATGTTATCAGTATTTCAGTATAAGTCAAAGAAGCggtaattgaaatatttaaagtaCTTGCGCCAATACTTAGTGCCCCACAACACAACGAAATACATTGATAAGGCGAAGTGCGTTTGAACAATAGAATTTACACTGTGAGTCAGTATTTCGATTGCACTGTATCGCTTAACCGATAAGCAGATCAGATAACGAATTCCTTTTTGTATAATACTACGTAGGATCTATTTAAAGTGTATTAGATATTTGGTGAGCGAACACAATTTATCTGTTGCCAGCTGGTTAGTAGTCCGGATCATAAGAAGTTTTGCagctgttttgaaaaataaagtaaattacaTAACACATTGTTCTTGGTAAAATGAATAAGAAAGACAGAAAACCTGACTCGAAAGGGAATGTCTCGCGAAAAGGTGACGTGACTGAAATGACCATCTCGTCACCGTTTGGAGTTACCCATGATGTCCATATTAAACCGAGTGACGTGCAAGAAATGAATATCTCGTCTCCGTTTGGAGTTCGCAAACATATTGACATTGATGAACAAGAACTAGCAAATATCGACGATCGGAAGGCTACATCTCCAAGGAGGCGAACGTCTAGCAATAAAGACATTTCGGAGGATAACATGGTAATTTATCTTatgaaaaatcttacttcaaGGTGATTCAATGATATTTACTATACAACTGAAGGGGTCCGTACAGTTATAGATTGTATAATATTTAAACAGTCATGTTACAAAGTTTCGTGTATATTGCactatttatatcaattttataacaaaaaaccTTGATTTTGTCGATTATGTTTATGCAACAAGGGATCTAACTCAAAAAGGTTATGCAACAAAGGTTCTAAGTCCGTGCAATTAGGACCATTGTTGCATTTAAACAATGATAAGCTAATAATTTTTACCtaaatttatcaatgaaatatattaatttcacataCCTGATGACTTTTGAAACTATTGATATAGTCTGTTTACATTAGGCTTGTGATCTTTTTATTATCCGAAACGGCCATCAAAGCCCTGTACTCTCTGATATTTACTCGTTGTGGAGTTAGACCCAATGTTGCATACAGGAAATAgcctttttttcacttttaagcaGAAAAATACGCTGATGGGGGAGCTAAACAGATGCAGAATGTTCTTTTTTATGCAACAAATGCCTTAACTCAATTTTGACTAAaaatggagataggtacctttttgcacggaccccttcAATTATGCAGTATACCATCGCACTTTGAATgggatgttttaaaataattttcaaattgtacAAATATGACATTAGTGTGCATTGTTTTAGAAATTCCTAAATCGTTTCCTTATAACCAAATGTAGATTTTGTCATGTGTCATTTTGAAGACGAGTGTATGACCCGTTTCAAAAAGGTTAGAATATTCATTTTTGAATGTTATATAATATAATGGGTGATTTTGTTTTAAAGCACCCTTGACTTAACgtatgttttactgtaaaatgcAACTTTGCACTTATAACTTGGAGTTGTTAGACCTTAAGGTAGTGGAATTTATTCTAAATTACTGTATAATAGAGTTTTCTTTAGTTCGAAGCTTGGTGGAGGGGGTTGGCGGAGAAGCTTGCTGGATGGGCTTAGCTGAGGGGATTGATAATGCACATTTAATTACCTACGTGgacatatttttgtttgtttgtgcttcAAAGGGATCTTCTGATAAATTTGTATAGATGCTCTTCGATAAAGATCAAAATCTATTgaataaattaagaaattattcTGCCAATTAATATATccgaaatatgtttttttttccgtatttCAGTAAGCATTATTCCGTTTTGCTACTACATTAGTTTCAGGAGATTTGGACATTTGATTTTTGTCTGATCGTGCCAAGTACATAATTTAGGGAAGAGTTAATTTTTCTCATGTGAATATCTGACAGTTTACGAGCTAGCACAAAGTCATTTTTATAAACACGGCAGTGTAATGAGGTAAATTGTCATTCAATTAATTTAAAACGTTTGGACAACTAGACTCTTTGCTTCAACTGTGTTATAGGTATTATTCTAATAGAGTGCTCTGCCATTtggatatttaagaaataataagttcccatgtgtgatttatcgtagagtaacccgtgttttgagttcttatgcgaaagaatatatcactcaggccgtacataagaacgaaaaactctggttattctacgataaatcacactttgaaacttgttatttcgatttgAAACAACGTACAGTGTTAAGAAAGGGTAACTATTTTTTACGCTctgaactacacttcgtgctacgcacctAGATCTGGTTGTTGAAATTTCCTCCCATAAATCTGTAAAAGTTGCAGATCCATTTCATAAAACTTTGCACGCAGTGTATAAATGGAAACGCCAAAACACGATGCGCGCGCAGCACAGTTCAAAGGTGgtttaggttaaaggtcagtaattcaaatccttctttgtttcatataaaaaacgacaacttcagatcgtctttacgtatctttagagaacatcactttttcctacacctatttttcatggaagttctatcacaaattaacgaaaaaatgaaaagaaaatagggggtgatgtagttcctagtgaaatgccagtcagttgtggtctgctaccctaaaaatggcgcatatttgctctcgtccgcgcaataaacacctacttccggtttcgatctgcaaaacttgccatgtggggtgtatgaacatgaaaaccgtctcatttcatgcagaatgtattctagtagtgaaaaatggtgattaaagcactcgttctacacgaatttgcgcaaaaaatgggaaaattaggatctatttattatggacttctttcgactacaccacggaagcacattttcgaccgaattactgaccttattcctttattgcagaataacccgagatagattttgctctacatgtatgcaggttatttgctggtcgtgttggaatagtaaataaaatgcttttaaaaagcCAATTGATTACAAATATTAATTCCCTTGCTACAAGTAAAGGCTTTGGAAAAGATCGGGCAGTGCTCCATTAGGATGCAAActaatttttttgacaaatttatttaaagtaaaatcaaGATACAATATTATAAACATCTGTGTAgcagtccaaaaaaaaaacatctggcTATAAAGTTTGGTCTGCTCACATGAGTTCTAGACTCGGGACTATATATGGATAACGTGTTTGTGAATACACAAAAATGCGCTGCTATGAATATTTATTGCCAACGACAGTAACTGTGGCTTCCACCATCAATTCTTATTTCAAATGCCTATGCTTTGTGCCGGGAAAGTGAGGCACATCCATGTTTTAGCTATCATAGTTAGTGGATTATGAAAATTATGAATCAGTAATATGGGTAAAGACTTGAATATTAGTATTGGATATGGTTTATATAGGTGGATGAAGAATAATGCCTACAACAACTAGACTACGGAAGTCGACAACTGATTAACTACAATAGTACGACTACAGAGGACAATACGGGACATGCATAACATAAACATGTTGAGAACATAAACTACGGACTATGTATACTTGACCCTGCGGCATCTGTATTTTTATCAGATATGATGTTAAGATATTTGATACATGACCAAGGGGTGCtactatttctttattttttgagcTATGATAAGGATCCTAATCTGAAGTGCCTAAGTCTAAGACTTGCAAATATACTATGTTAAATGTCCTTGGTTTACCTTCAGTGCTGATGAGACCTATTTTACCGGTGTCTGAGACATATAACTATTCTCTGACTTCTTTTCCCCTATTATTCGTGACAAACAGTTTCCATATGACTTATATGACGGGTTAAACAATGTCAGGGATCAGACAAAGcactaaatttttttaaagtcaaaacatACGACCAGTGATGCAGAGTTGAACCTCCTACAGGCTGGAACTACTTGTACTTGATTTACCtttttactgaatttcatttcagATGGTTTTTATAACTACAACGTACGAGTAATATCATATCATCTTTCATCCTTCTagtatatttgaaaacaaatatgtaacAGCCATTCAATTCAAAAAGATATACGAGTTATCATTGAAAGCACGAAGAAAACTATAAATTTCGTCATTTGTCTCTCGTTATGAATGTTGGGACTCTAAAATTATCTCTTTTTGTACCTATTGAAAATTACGCATAAAACGTGCATGTTTAGAATAATTCTTTTAAGACTACTTGCATTCCATTGTCATCAAGCATTGTTAGTGTTCACAAATatgaatttcattttgataaagtaAGAAGATTACAATCGCACATTTATCAGAGAATTTAGCACGATCTATTTTAAACTAACAACATATGACTGTTCTCTACAAAGCATATCTGAGATTATAAATCAAACATTCTCCTTTTGattaaattgtattaaaatatgtTCACATAACAAAAAAGGAtgaatattttagttttatatctTATTCAATActgaattaaaattttaacatcacATAGGACAGACATTAACTTAACGTGACTAAACAAATACAATGTTAGTTCTTTATCTCATAACATTTTTTGTCACAAGAGTTTTAATGCGGAAGATTTAGTTTTCTAAAAGATTAATATGTTGATCTCTTAATTGTGTATAGCTCTCGTCAAATGTAGGCAGAGCTTTtgcagtattttcaaagattaaaaaaatcttgaaaaacacCCGTTTTAAgataaatactttaaatttcagATACAACGTGAAATACTTTTGCAAATTATGAAGGAAGATATTTTGCCAGTTCTACGTTCTGAAATGGGTGATATTGTTGAGGAGAAGATTAGAAAAGTAATGAAGGAAGCAGAAAACCATAACTTCCAGGAAACTTCATGCAGCAGATTGCAAGGCGAACATGACGAGTCTTCAGTATCAACACAGTGTTGGAGGCATACACGTGGGGGTAAAGCATTCTTTACAGTGAACAGTAATATTAGTCTTgctatttttcaaagaaataattataccaaTTATTTTCGTAAGGATGGCAGAATAATCAATACATTTGCGACATGTTATTGTAGATTTGTTATTTTTGGAAATCTGGATAGTCAGCAGTCATATTTGCTTGCTAGTAGTTCTTTCTTCAAAGCTTGCTACTGTTTTTTACTTAATGGTGCCTAACATTCGCGACTGTTTTGAATTCGCATGAAGTTATGTTcgcaaatattttaatataccCAATGTGCAGTCTGTAGCTTAATGCCAACATCCGCATGTCCAGAACACGTCAGCTCGGCTCTGTTAGCTACTAATAACATACAGATTACAGGACAAAATTCTGACCCTTACCTGTAAGTCTCTGCGTGGTAATTCCCTAATCTGTATAATAGTAAAAGACATGATAGAAGAATGCAAACAGGCTTGAAACCTAAGATCAAAAGACACTGTGTCGTTAGTTACTCGGAAACACGGACCGTGATGAACAGCAACCGAAACTTTGTGTTTACTGCTCCAAGTAAATGGAATTCTCTCCCTTTCTCCGAAAAAGATTAAAGATGCTGATATTCTGGTGACTGcttttaaatgtttgataaataCCCATTTCAGTTTATAACGTTTCGCGAAGATTTATATCTTACCCTGTTTTTCTTATTTGGTTAATGTCAGTGATTTAAGGTTTGTCTACTGTAAAGCACGTATGAATGTGgtgtaacaaaatgataataatcAGAAGCGTAGCTTAACCCATTTCAAGTTACTCCGGGAGAGAGTGTAGGAGGGGGTTCTGCGCATATGACATTATTGTAAGTAGATATATAAACGATTGCTCCTACTAACATTTCAGTGACTCGTTCTTCTGACGCTATTCCTTCTTACGTGCTGCTCCAACCCGTTCATTTGGTACTCAATATAATTAATTCTCTCTTTGCTATCCCTGATCATATAAAAGAGCTTTGGTTtcttttttaacagttttctATTTTCCTCCGCAATTTTTAAATTATCTATTTCAACTTTCCTTTCACTATCTTTCGATTTCAGTCTTGCAATTTCTGCACCTGAtaactttatttttgatttgacaTTTCTGATATCATCATAGTTCTTGTCCAATTCTAACTTTATCTCTGTTCCTATCTCAGCTTTAAGATTTTCCAACTTGTTATTCAAAAAGTCTTCACTTACCAAGCTCCGAAGTCTCTTATCCAGAGCACTCTCAATGTACGCTTTTTGGAGGCTAGCTGGTTGAATTTTTTGTCTAAACAGATGACTATAGTAAGCAACTTATGCATAGTTGGCTCTTTATGCTCACTTTCTTCTTTCTGGATCTGACCTATCATCTCgttaattttcatttgtttgtaaCTTTTGTCACTTTTCTCGTCTTTGTCGTTTTTTCTCTTTCCTATCTCTGATTTCTTTTTCTCCCTTAACATGTAAATCAATGTTCACTGACGACACTATATTTTCCTCCCTTAAGGAGGCACCCTTACTGCTACCACTATCCCTGGAACCCTCTCTAGTCTTAGGCATTTTTACACTCAAACAGATCTATTATTTAAAgtccacttttaaaaatcctacTTTGGCTATCCAACTACATGTACACAGATGAATGTTTACATCGCGAACCGgttttattacatttcaatataGACCTCCATTTTCAATTGTTCGTAGTACTGGTTTTCCGTCGCAGTAAAACAGCTTTCAGTTTTAAGAAACGTAGAAGACTTACATCGTTATTACCATCCAGAACACTTTATAAACTGTATATTGAATTTTATGACTGAACAACGTCCGCAAAAcacttaaatttacatttttatcttgcTGACCACAACGTGTCTTATCTCATACACGCGACCTTGACCTTCCAaatgaggggtatattgttttgctgatgtcggtcggTCGATCGGCCTGTCAgccggtcggtcggtccgtagactaatcggtttctggatgataactcgagagtctaggatcatgaaagttgatatgaaaATTGGACACGATCAtcagttgacccctattgattttgagatcaataagtcaaagatcaaggtaaaagtgacccggaacagctaaacggttttcggacgatatcttgagaacgcttgggcctaagatcacgaaacttaatagaaagATTGATCATGAcagcaaatgaccccttttgattttgaaatcagtaggtgaaaggtcaaagtcacagttaccggaacagttaaaccgtttccggacgataacttgagaacgcttgggcctaggatcacga includes these proteins:
- the LOC123528766 gene encoding uncharacterized protein LOC123528766 isoform X2; translation: MNKKDRKPDSKGNVSRKGDVTEMTISSPFGVTHDVHIKPSDVQEMNISSPFGVRKHIDIDEQELANIDDRKATSPRRRTSSNKDISEDNMIQREILLQIMKEDILPVLRSEMGDIVEEKIRKVMKEAENHNFQETSCSRLQGEHDESSVSTQCWRHTRGGTPLSKADERECLANALQGHIREIVDGVVFKDSELPDNLLADGCLTEDECAGVRNKLDRKDQIDQRGLSVSYGMRF